TGCACCGTAGCCTGAGAACCAATAAAACCTGATTTTGACGCAGTCGCAGTTATGGTACAGGTGGTTATTTTAGAAAAGCTGGGCGCCGTAAACGTTGTTTTATAAACGCCTGGTTCATCCTCTTGCGTCGTAGTGAATTTTCCACCGTTATTTGATGTAAATTTGACGGTTGCTCCTGTAACAGGGTTGCCTTCAGCGGTTATGTAGGCGGTTATTTCTGTTTTGTTTCCGTTGAGAACACTTTCTGGCGCTGTTAGCGTAACATCTAAAGTTGAAAAGTCAAGAGTATAAGTTGTTATTGTAGCTTGCCCGGTTGTATAGCTGGAAGCTTGAGCAGTAACCGAGCTGGAACCAGGAGCATTTGTGACCGTAAATGTTCCTGTTGCATGAGTTTTACCAAACGGTATTGTTAGTGTCGAGCTGACCTCCCCGACTTCTGGCTTTGAAGAAAATAAACTAACAGTCACACCTCCCACAGGGTCCTTTGCTGGGTGACCTTGCGAATCTTGAAGTTGAACCTGAATAATTTCGTATGCTCGATTATCTGATGGTAAGGCTGATGGGACACAGTAGACGGCTAATTTTGATGGAGTAAAACCGATTGTACTTATTGCTTGTTGCGCTGCGGCAAGGTTGGTTGCCGCTGCAGTAATTGTAGTGGTGCCCGCTTTGTAGGTTGTAGTTAACGTCGCCAACGCATAAGTTTTTGATTGCTGAATTGTTATTTGTGCTTCTGTGGTACCTATTGTCTGGTCAGAGGACGATAAGGTTACTATAACGTCAGAAGGAGCAACTGCCACGTTGCCTTTAGAATCCTGTATTTGAATTGCGATATGATGGTATGAATTTTTATCCGCTAATACTTTTGGTGAGCCTGTGAAAATTTTGAGTTGCAGAGGTTCCATAATGGGTTTTGTTGTTATTGTTGTCTGTTTTGATACATAACCTGAAGATACAGGAGTAATAACCGTTTGTCCCACTGAAGTAGCGTTGAAGGTTGCTATCGTGTAAGTTTGCCCTTCAGGAATTGTAACCAATGGGGTAACATCACCCACCGTTGCGTTTGAACTGGAGAGTGTGACTTGTATGCCGCCCTTAGGGGCTTTGGCGGGAGAACCGCTGGAATCTTGCAATTGAACTAACAAAGATTCATGGGAGAGGCCATCTGCTGGTAAGGTTGATGGGAAGCCGTACACTGCTATTTGTGTGGGGTTTGGTCCAACGGTTGTAACTGATGCCTGTACGGTTGCGTAGCCTGTTGCTGTGGCAGCTATGGTTGTTGTTCCAGGCGTGAATGTGGAATGGAAATTTGCTGCCCCATATGTAGATCCCCGTGGAATTGTTATTGAGGGGTCAACTGTTCCTATGTTTGTGGCAGAGGATGAGAGGCTAATGGTTGTGTCTTGTACGGCTCTCGCAGGTTTTCCACTAGAGTCCTGTAATTGTACAAAAATGCAGTTGTACGTGCTATCGTCAGCAGGGACGCTTGTTGGGCCAACATAAATTTTTAGTTTACTTGGTTGAGCTATGGCTTCTGAAGAAACTTGCTCAAAGAACATAGCTGAACATATGATTATTGAAATGGCTATGCCTGCTAACAGTTTATTGTTCATTGTTATCCGTCGATTTTTAATTCTGTATCTTACGGTTTAGAGAGATTAGCAAGTAATAAGACTTACGATTAAGATAACTGTGTAGGTCAAACGTTCAACAGGTAAACAATTCGCTATTGTTAATGGTGAGGGCTAAGAAAAAATCTAAAGGCTTGCCGCTTTCAAGGGTTTTTCTTAAATGAATTAAGAGAGAGTGGGATTTATTTGTAGAGTTTTTCCCATCGGTTGAAGAGTTCGAGGACTTCGTCGCCGTTGTGGTCTTTGAGGAATTCTCGTGTTTCTTTGTCGGCAACGGCGTTCTTTTGGAACTCTCGGATGTAATCAGCTTTCTCAGCTAGGAAGATTATGCCGTCTACACCTTGCCTTGCAACCCTTGTGGCAACGGTCATAACTTGTTTTGTGGGTGCCACTGTGTCCCATGTTTCGTTTGGTCCACGGACATAAAAGTTCACGAAGAAGGGCTTCTTTAGTTGGCTTTTGAAGCCGCGTGCGATGGTTTCCCAGTACCATGGTGTTGGGTAGGCTTTGCTGAACATGGGCACTACAAAGTAGTCAGCGTATTGTGCTAAAGCGTCAAAGTCGTATCCGAAGCGCAGTTTGCCCAGTAGGGGATCAGGCAAAAGGTTGACGAAAAGTGGTTTGCCGCTGACGATTTCTTTAACTTCGGCAAGGAAGTCTGTTACTGTTTTTGCTCTCCATTCAACCCAGCTTAAGCCGCTTTTGGCTTGTTCTTTTATGCATCTGGGGCATGTGCAGAAGTGCTGGTCAGCGAAGTGTTGGCTACTGATGCTGATGCCGGGGGTGACTTTGGCGCTTTCAGCGATGATTTTTAGGTTGTATTCTCTGGCTTCTGGGTTAGTCATGCAGACGACATCCCAGCGCAGATTATAGCGCTTGTTTGTGCGCAGTGCTGGGCCCCATGAGCTGACAGATACCCAGTCTGGGCGTTTTGCTGCCATGAAGTTGTCGCCGAAGCATGCGATGTTTGTGTACATTTCTGGGTTGGGTTTTCCAACGATTCCTGATTCTGATTTTAAACGGTAGAAGTTGTAATCGACGCCTTCAACAGGCTCTGGTTGATAAAGAAATACGCCGAATTTCAAGGTTTCAATTCACCATAGTTTGTGTCTTTTTGTATGGAATTGGCTTAGCAAGTTATAAGTCTTTGCAGTTGATGGGCTATGTTTCTGATTTTTGGATTATGAGGATGTTTGCTTTGTAGTATAATCATAAGCTTGCTGACCTGTGCGCTTGTGGAAATGGGATTTAGGTCTTTTTTAGACTAATTTAGGCTCTTTTTGAGGTTTTATTGCTTTGCCAGTAGACCCTATCCCCTATAAAAGAGGAAGTTTCATCTTTGTTAGCAACTGCTCTATTTCGGCTGGCTATGCCATAGAAAAGTGGGCTGTCTTGGATGCTTAAGTGGATAGTATTTGGTCTAATTTTTCTGTAATCAGTTTTAGGTTTTTGGCGGTGTAGTTTGGTTGTTGTTTGCTTTCTGCGAGGTTTTTTAGGGTATTGAATTGTGAGGCTACAAAAATTGTTTTTAGTCCTGCGTCTTTGGCGCCTTTGATGTCTTCGATTGGGCTGTCGCCGATGAATGCTGCTTCGTGTGCTTGCACTTGGAGCTTGTTTAGGGCATCTTGGAAAATGTGTGGGCTTGGTTTTCTCCATCCATGCTCCTCTGAAACTACGACCGCGTGGAAGTAATCGTTTAGGTGTAGGTGTCTAAGGCTCTTGTATATGACTGGCGCATAGGTGAAGTTTGAGATTAAGCCTACTTTGTATTGCTGGTGAGCTTGTTTGATTAGTTTGTTTGCGCCTGCACGAATTTCAAGTGTGTCGATAAAGTCTTGGAAGAAAACATTCAAAGCGGCTTGCACTCGGTAATCATCTGCCGACACCTGAAAGCCTATATTGCATAGTGCTTCTGCCACCCAGACAGCATTAGTTACTTCCCTGAACTGTTCATAGCGCACTTTGCGGTACTTCTCATGAGCAACAGTATAAGCCTTCAAAAAAGCGTCCTTGGCAACGTCAAAGCCTTCTGCCACCAGTGCTGAATGCAAATTATCGCGTGAAGCATCCATGCTGTAGTTTCTGCAGTTAACCAATGTGCCTATGTAATCGAAAATTACAGCTTTACAAACCATGCTACGTTTTCTCTCTTTCAATTAAGATATTGGTTTGGACTATTTGAAACATTTTTTTGCCGATAGCTGTGCCAAGCAACTTTTGCTCATTGCCTATTGATGCTTCAACTTGCGGGTCGAAAACAATTTCGCCAAGATACTTTAACCCCAGCTTTTCGGTTTGTATTTTGACGGCTCCTGCTTGGTCCATCTTCATGTTCTCTACGATGCCGAGAACATGCATCTTGAGCTCAAGTAATAATGCGACTTGTTTCTTAACAGTTTCAAAAGCTAACAGCGAAGGTGTGGTTACAATTAAAAATTCTATTCTTTTAACCAGCCTTACTAAGTCAAGTACGGCATCGCCGATTCCAGGAGGCATATCGATTACCAAAAAGTCAAGCTTGCCCCACTGGGTTATGGTTAACAGTTCAATGAGCGCATTAGATGTGTCTACTCCACGCAAAGGTGCTGGCTTATCGCCCACAAAATAGATTATTGACATAAATTTTAAACCACGAACAATTGGAGGAATGAGACCATTTTCCTCTTTGGGCTGCACGCTCTCAGCGCCGAGGATAATGTGAGTTGACGGGCTGGTGAAGTCTAAATCAAACAAGCCAACACTGCAACCTTGCTTAGCGAGCGTTAATGCCAACGTGGTTGCAACCATGCTTTTGCCGACGCCGCCCTTGCCGCTTGAAACAGCAACAATTCTGCCGATTTTTGACAAACGCTCGTCAATTACGCTTGTCCGCGGATCAATCACTCTGCTTTAACTCCTTTTATGTCCTCAAGCCATAAGCCTCGCCCGCTGACGATTTCAAAGTCAGGGCTGCCACATTTAGGGCACTTAATGTAAGTATGCGCAACTTCAGGAACGAAGTGGATGGCTTCGGCGATGGCCTTGTCGAATTTTTTGAGGCTAACCTGCCATTGTGTTCCGCAAACTCTGCACTTGAGCGTTGACTTAGCTTTTAGAATTCGAAATTTTGCGTTTTTAAAAACACCACCTTTCATCTGTGAGAGTACAAACCGCAAAATCGGAGGCTCAACTTGCTGAAGCTCACCAACTCTTATGGTGACAACTGTAACTTCTTTTAATTTTTCTTTGTCTGCAACCTGTCTCGCAGATGCAAGGATTGCTTCAGCTAACGCCCATTCATGCATGAACTAACCATGCTTAACGGAGCAATAAAAGAATATTGCACCAAATCTAACAATCTACCACTCAAAGCCTCAATAGCAACAGTGCCCTTGCCTTGTGTGATTTCCAGCGGTTTAGCATTAACTTAAAATGCTTATGAGCGCACGTAAAGATGAGAAGGCATGAATTTGAGAGTTATCGCTGACCTGCATATTCACGGCAAATACAGCCGAGCGACAAGCCAACAAATGAGCATACCTGAAATTGCAAGGTACGCAAAAACCAAAGGTTTAAACCTCGTCGGCACAGGCGATTTCACTCACCCACAGTGGCTAAAGGAAATCAAACAAGACCTCACGCCAGAGCAGGATTCAGGCTTACTAAAACTCGTAAACGCAGACTCACCAGTCCGCTTTATGCTCCAAACCGAAGTCTGCACAATCTTTGATTACAAGGGTGAATCAAAAAAAGTCCACCATGTCATACTTACCCCAAGCTTTGAAATTGTAGACCAAATAAACGAGCGGCTCGCGCGTTTTGGCGATTTAGCCTCTGACGGCAGACCAATCCTTGATGCAACCGCGCCCCAACTCGTCGAAGAGGTCATGACAACTTCAGCCGACAACATGGTTTTCCCTGCGCATGCTTGGACACCGTGGTTTAGCCTCTTCGGCGCATTCAGCGGCTTTGACGCCATCGAGGACTGTTACCAAGACATGACCAAACACATCCACGCCCTAGAAACAGGACTCTCCTCTGACCCGCCTATGAACTGGCGCCTCAGCAAACTCGACAAATACACACTGCTATCCAACAGTGACTGCCACAGTTTCTGGCCATGGCGAATCGGCAGAGAAGCCAACGCCTTTGAGCTGGAAAAATTCACTTACAAAGAAGTCACAGGTGCCATAATCCAAAATAACCCTGAGCATTTCAAGTTTACAATCGAAACTGACCCCGCATACGGCAAGTACCACTGGACAGGACACCGCAACTGCAAAATCAGTCTCCCACCTCAAGAAGCCATCAAATTCGGCAACATCTGCCCAGTCTGCCGCAGAAAACTCACCAAAGGAGTAGAACAACGAGTAGAAGAACTATCTGATAGACCAGCCAACTACAAACGCGAAGGCATACCCGGTTTTTTCCATCTGCTTCCACTTTCCGAGATAATCGCGGCAGTGCTCGGCACCGATTCGCCTTCAACGCAAGCCGTTTGGAAAATTTACAGTTCACTTGTGCAGAAATTTGGCGACGAATATACCGTACTACTAGACGCGCCTCAAGAAGTCTTGGCACAGGTGGTTGATGCGCCAATTGCCCAAGCCATCGTCAAAGTCAGAGAGGGCACCGCGAAAGTTACTCCTGGATACGATGGCGTGTATGGACAGCTTGTTTTGGGTGTTGATGCACCAGCGGTGAAGCTTAAGCCCCCTCAGATTAGAGTGCAGCAGAGGAGCATGAGTGATTTCTGGTAAGTTCTGAGTATTTTTCAAACAAATTGTTTAATTGTTCCAAACAGTTCTAGCTTCTGAAAAAGGGACAGGTTACTCTTGAAAGACCTTCTGATAAAACTCAGCAACATAGCAACCCAAAAATTCGGAGCCCAATACGCTGAAGCCCGAGCCCAAAAACTCTACAAAACCATGCTCACTCTCAAAGAGGAGCGTGTTGAAGCCGCCAAACAGGGCACTGAAAACGGCGTAGCCATC
The nucleotide sequence above comes from Candidatus Bathyarchaeota archaeon. Encoded proteins:
- a CDS encoding FixH family protein, whose product is MNNKLLAGIAISIIICSAMFFEQVSSEAIAQPSKLKIYVGPTSVPADDSTYNCIFVQLQDSSGKPARAVQDTTISLSSSATNIGTVDPSITIPRGSTYGAANFHSTFTPGTTTIAATATGYATVQASVTTVGPNPTQIAVYGFPSTLPADGLSHESLLVQLQDSSGSPAKAPKGGIQVTLSSSNATVGDVTPLVTIPEGQTYTIATFNATSVGQTVITPVSSGYVSKQTTITTKPIMEPLQLKIFTGSPKVLADKNSYHHIAIQIQDSKGNVAVAPSDVIVTLSSSDQTIGTTEAQITIQQSKTYALATLTTTYKAGTTTITAAATNLAAAQQAISTIGFTPSKLAVYCVPSALPSDNRAYEIIQVQLQDSQGHPAKDPVGGVTVSLFSSKPEVGEVSSTLTIPFGKTHATGTFTVTNAPGSSSVTAQASSYTTGQATITTYTLDFSTLDVTLTAPESVLNGNKTEITAYITAEGNPVTGATVKFTSNNGGKFTTTQEDEPGVYKTTFTAPSFSKITTCTITATASKSGFIGSQATVQIAVGPTLATNSTTSNSTGTLQLRVQDSNGNFLSDAMVTSTAQPQGMKALSGITNETGCVTFRNATIGSYTFLITKEGYEAMNQTINFKGTSSPLTLVLFGNAQGDNTMLLIIVAVVIVVVIVVVSIVLIKRRKSDNSLKDYSKYFKS
- a CDS encoding HAD family hydrolase; this encodes MVCKAVIFDYIGTLVNCRNYSMDASRDNLHSALVAEGFDVAKDAFLKAYTVAHEKYRKVRYEQFREVTNAVWVAEALCNIGFQVSADDYRVQAALNVFFQDFIDTLEIRAGANKLIKQAHQQYKVGLISNFTYAPVIYKSLRHLHLNDYFHAVVVSEEHGWRKPSPHIFQDALNKLQVQAHEAAFIGDSPIEDIKGAKDAGLKTIFVASQFNTLKNLAESKQQPNYTAKNLKLITEKLDQILST
- a CDS encoding Mrp/NBP35 family ATP-binding protein, giving the protein MIDPRTSVIDERLSKIGRIVAVSSGKGGVGKSMVATTLALTLAKQGCSVGLFDLDFTSPSTHIILGAESVQPKEENGLIPPIVRGLKFMSIIYFVGDKPAPLRGVDTSNALIELLTITQWGKLDFLVIDMPPGIGDAVLDLVRLVKRIEFLIVTTPSLLAFETVKKQVALLLELKMHVLGIVENMKMDQAGAVKIQTEKLGLKYLGEIVFDPQVEASIGNEQKLLGTAIGKKMFQIVQTNILIEREKT
- the hypA gene encoding hydrogenase nickel incorporation protein HypA; the protein is MHEWALAEAILASARQVADKEKLKEVTVVTIRVGELQQVEPPILRFVLSQMKGGVFKNAKFRILKAKSTLKCRVCGTQWQVSLKKFDKAIAEAIHFVPEVAHTYIKCPKCGSPDFEIVSGRGLWLEDIKGVKAE
- a CDS encoding endonuclease Q family protein, with the protein product MNLRVIADLHIHGKYSRATSQQMSIPEIARYAKTKGLNLVGTGDFTHPQWLKEIKQDLTPEQDSGLLKLVNADSPVRFMLQTEVCTIFDYKGESKKVHHVILTPSFEIVDQINERLARFGDLASDGRPILDATAPQLVEEVMTTSADNMVFPAHAWTPWFSLFGAFSGFDAIEDCYQDMTKHIHALETGLSSDPPMNWRLSKLDKYTLLSNSDCHSFWPWRIGREANAFELEKFTYKEVTGAIIQNNPEHFKFTIETDPAYGKYHWTGHRNCKISLPPQEAIKFGNICPVCRRKLTKGVEQRVEELSDRPANYKREGIPGFFHLLPLSEIIAAVLGTDSPSTQAVWKIYSSLVQKFGDEYTVLLDAPQEVLAQVVDAPIAQAIVKVREGTAKVTPGYDGVYGQLVLGVDAPAVKLKPPQIRVQQRSMSDFW